In Capricornis sumatraensis isolate serow.1 chromosome 16, serow.2, whole genome shotgun sequence, a genomic segment contains:
- the LOC138092335 gene encoding olfactory receptor 51H1-like, with protein sequence MWSFNHTVSNWPTFSFIGIPGLEAAQIWISIPFCLLYVLALMGNALLLILVKTERNLHEPQFYFSAVLALTDLGLSLSTMPSVLAIFWFNVHYISLDACLTQMFFIHTLSSVESGVLVAMAFDRLVAICAPLHYARILTHSTVACLSGAAVIRGATLVAPLPFLLRTFPFCGANILSHSYCYYPDMLNLACGDVTFSGVYGLVFVLFTFAVDVVFILVSYMKILATVLKLENRGRNWKSLHTCACHLCAVFVFYLPLISMAVLHRYTQNTSPVLFTSISNAYLLMTPVLNPLVYSFKSRQIQAALRKRFGVQRIIAGE encoded by the coding sequence ATGTGGTCTTTTAATCACACTGTTTCTAATTGGCCCACCTTCTCCTTCATTGGTATACCTGGTCTGGAGGCTGCCCAAATAtggatttccattcccttctgtctcctgtacGTCCTAGCCCTTATGGGAAATGCTCTTCTGCTTATCCTAGTTAAAACAGAACGTAATCTTCACGAACCTCAGTTCTATTTTTCAGCCGTGCTGGCCCTTACTGACCTAGGCCTTTCATTGTCTACAATGCCTAGTGTCTTGGCTATCTTCTGGTTCAATGTCCACTACATCAGCCTGGATGCCTGCTTAACACAGATGTTCTTcatccacaccctctcctcagTAGAATCAGGTGTCCTGGTAGCCATGGCTTTTGACCGCTTGGTAGCTATCTGTGCTCCACTGCACTACGCCAGGATCCTGACCCACTCTACTGTCGCCTGTCTTAGTGGAGCTGCTGTCATACGCGGTGCCACCCTGGTGGCCCCTCTGCCTTTCCTCCTCAGGACCTTTCCTTTTTGTGGGGCCAATATCCTCTCACATTCTTATTGCTACTACCCTGATATGCTGAACTTGGCCTGTGGAGACGTCACTTTTAGCGGTGTCTATGGATTGGTGTTTGTACTCTTCACATTTGCAGTAGACGTTGTCTTCATCTTAGTTTCATACATGAAGATCTTGGCCACTGTTCTAAAGCTGGAGAATCGAGGCAGAAACTGGAAATCACTGCATACCTGTGCCTGTCACCTATGTGCAGTATTTGTGTTTTACCTGCCCCTCATCAGCATGGCTGTGCTGCATCGCTACACTCAGAACACCTCCCCAGTTCTGTTTACCAGCATAAGTAACGCCTACCTCCTCATGACACCAGTGCTCAACCCCCTTGTCTACAGTTTCAAATCCAGGCAGATCCAGGCTGCTCTGCGCAAGCGATTTGGGGTGCAACGTATCATTGCTGGAGAATGA